The following coding sequences are from one Lycium ferocissimum isolate CSIRO_LF1 chromosome 3, AGI_CSIRO_Lferr_CH_V1, whole genome shotgun sequence window:
- the LOC132049889 gene encoding 1-aminocyclopropane-1-carboxylate oxidase homolog 1-like codes for MEVFNTNEVQVPSEAKYDRKAELEAFDETKAGVKGLVDAGVTKVPRIFVQPSKSEDSTIHDSNKKFSFPIIDLEGIKEDPIKRKKIVQEVGHASETWGFFQVINHGIPNHVLDEMKDGVIRFFEQDTEVKKQWYTRDFTKEFMFNSNFDLFGAPVTNWRDTFSATVAPIPPNPQELPSVCRDILLEYTNQVMKLGDTLFELLSEAIGLEPNHFKDIGCAEGLMALGHYYPACPQPELTLGTSKHADNDFLTVLLQDNIGGLQVLHQNHWVDVPPTSGALVVNMGDILQLISNDKLKSVDHRVLANKVGPRVSLACFFMSNFVPTQRMYGPIKELISEHNPPKYRETTIKEFTTYFNNKGLDGTSTLLHFRL; via the exons ATGGAGGTGTTCAACACAAATGAAGTTCAGGTTCCAAGTGAAGCAAAGTATGACAGAAAGGCTGAACTAGAAGCCTTTGATGAGACGAAAGCCGGTGTTAAGGGACTAGTGGATGCAGGTGTCACCAAAGTACCTCGAATTTTTGTTCAACCATCAAAGAGTGAAGATTCAACAATTCATGACAGCAACAAGAAATTCAGTTTTCCAATAATTGATCTTGAAGGCATCAAGGAAGATCCGATCAAGCGAAAGAAGATAGTCCAGGAAGTCGGTCATGCATCCGAGACTTGGGGTTTCTTTCAAGTGATCAATCATGGGATTCCTAATCATGTTCTGGATGAAATGAAAGACGGGGTTATCAGGTTTTTTGAGCAAGATACTGAGGTGAAGAAGCAGTGGTATACGCGAGACTTCACAAAAGAGTTTATGTTTAACAGCAATTTTGATCTGTTTGGAGCACCAGTAACCAACTGGAGGGATACTTTTAGTGCCACCGTAGCTCCTATACCTCCAAATCCTCAAGAATTACCTTCTGTCTGCAG GGATATTCTCCTTGAGTACACAAACCAAGTGATGAAATTAGGTGATACTCTATTTGAACTACTTTCTGAGGCCATTGGCCTCGAACCAAACCACTTCAAGGATATAGGTTGTGCCGAGGGGCTTATGGCGTTAGGCCATTATTACCCAGCATGCCCACAACCCGAACTTACTCTAGGCACCAGTAAGCATGCTGACAATGACTTCCTCACCGTGCTTCTCCAAGATAATATAGGCGGCCTCCAAGTCCTACATCAGAACCATTGGGTAGATGTTCCCCCTACTTCCGGAGCTCTCGTGGTCAATATGGGAGATATTCTACAG CTTATATCAAATGACAAGTTAAAAAGTGTTGATCATAGAGTACTGGCAAATAAGGTTGGTCCAAGGGTATCGTTGGCATGCTTCTTCATGTCAAATTTTGTGCCAACACAAAGGATGTATGGACCTATCAAGGAGTTGATATCGGAACACAATCCTCCAAAGTACAGAGAAACGACGATTAAGGAGTTCACAACTTATTTCAATAACAAAGGGCTGGATGGAACATCCACTCTGTTGCATTTTAGACTTTAG